Genomic window (Canis lupus baileyi chromosome 38, mCanLup2.hap1, whole genome shotgun sequence):
TGCCGTGCGCTACTGCCACCAGGTGAgtgccctcctgccctgccctgttcTGAGGGGTGGTCCCACGGGCTCTGGGACTCACAGCACCAGAGAGATTCCGTGACCTGTCCAGGATCCCCTAGGGAGACCAAGCAGAGGCAAAACTCAATCTGGACTCTGGGCCTTGTGGGTGTTGGTGTCTCTGGCTGTGGCTCCTCGGGGTGGAAGGCCCCATGATCTGTCGCACTCTGTTCTGATGAAATGGGTATTCCCAGCCTTCCCATGTTCCCCCAAATTGGCCCCTTTTGTGTTCACCTCACTTTCCAGACGAGGCCTTCATGTCCTCCTGTCCCTCTTGGTGACCTCCCCCGATGCCCTTTCCTTGTTCCCTCTTTCAGAATGGGATTGTCCACCGAGATCTCAAGCTAGAGAACATCCTCTTAGATGCCAATGGAAATATTAAGGTGAGCCTCGCTTCTTATTTCCCACAACTCCCTACCCCACCATAGCCTTTCTGCCCTGTTTCCTAGCCAAGTGCTTATCTTTAAGTGCTTAGAAGATTCCAAAAGGGTTGAGCAAAGGCTCAGGCTTAAATGTTGGTACCAATAGGGAACTGAGCCATCGTCCTTTCCAGACCTTGtttttatggatgaaaaactGCGACCTCAAGATAAGAGGTGGCTTACCCAAGGTCCAATGGCAAGGGAGTGGTTGAGTCTAGGCTATAACCAAGGTGTGCTGATTCCCCAGCCAGTGCTCTTGACATCACAGGTTGACAGGAGTCCAGATCTAGGGTCAGCTCCTGCACACAACCTTGGGACTGGCAGGGAGAGAGGGCCATGGCCTGAGTTCTCCCCACCTGCCCACATGCACATAGGTGCACATTATTTGGTAGCTGCTTGGCACTTTTCCCCATAGACCAAGCACCCCAGCACCAGCTTTCTGCCTCCCACAGCAGAATTCCCATGCCTCAGCAGTGAAGCTTAGGTCTACGAGATGTATGCTGATGGGATAAACTCAGATCTCAGGGCTGGAAACAGGAGAAACGACCAGGGCTGGCCCCTGCAGGTGCTGGGAGGGCTCTGACCTTGTACTCGGACATTCCTCAGAATCTTCCTGAACCCAGCACATAGTCCCTTCCCTTGAGTGGCCCTTGAACTCATGCTCTGAAGCACGCTAGCACTGAGTTAATTCCCTTTACCTGGCCAATTCCCAGAGCAGGTGGGGCTTTCTTTGATGCTAAGCAGGGGGAGGGTAGGGGAGCCAGCGCCAGGAAACTCACATAACCAGACAGGCACGAACTTTCCCATCTGAACCAATAATCTGTCTCTTTATGAGCTTCAAATGGTAACTGCTTGATAAGAGGCTATAAAACCATAAACGAAGGAGCCCAGGGTTTCATAAACATCCCTTCTCCACCCTGGACACACATGACCCTCTGCTGGGGGTGAAGAGGCAGGGAGCAGTAGGGCATTGGCCTTTGCTTTCATCTGAGGATAATTAGGGGAAAGGGTCTCTCTGGGGAGTGAGAATATAGGCTTAGGGCCTCTCAAGCCCTTAGTATCAGATGGGTCAGGGGGTCCTGAAAGAAGTTTCCCTCTTCTGGGCTCTAACCACAGCCCTGATCTTTGTTCTGACTTCACTATTGCTTCTTAGCTATACTGGGGTGACCCCAGATTTCTGCCCAGCTATGGGCAGAGATGAGCCCTTTGCTAGGAAGAGTAGGCCAAACCTTGCACAATCATCAGTAATGGGACTGGCTTGTTTCTGAGGGCCATAGTGTTGGCATGAGAGGTCAATTCTCTCCTTATGTCTGCTAGACCCTTCCTTCAGTCACTAAGTGTCTACTGAGTCCAATCCCTGGGTCACACCTGTGCTAAGAGCTGCAGCAGGGGTGGGAGCAGAAGGAGGTGAGCACGAGGACTTACTGACATGGTAACATGAGGAGGGAGAACTGATGAGCAGAACGTATAGCCGGCCTTTGGAAACTGGAGGACTTTGTGGGAAAAGGAGGTCTCATGGGATGTGGGCTTGCCGGGTCAGGAGGATGCTTATAGGCAGGAGAGTGCATCCCTGGAGAGGGGCccagcatgagcagaggggcTTGGGGAACAATGAGGACCCTGGAGCCTGCACACACCTGGGCAGTCCTCACTGACCCAACCTCCAAAAGGCTCACTCTTGCAGGGCCTGAGCTGTGTTGTCAGTgccacggggggtgggggtcatgACGCTCTTTTCTCCTGTGAGGGCCTGGGTTCCCCTTGGATCTGGAGGGGGGTTTGCTGAGAGCTGCAGAACAATCCAGGCCTCGGCATAACCCCTGCCTGTGTTTGACCCAATTCTACAGATCGCAGACTTCGGCCTCTCCAACCTCTACCACCAGGGCAAGTTCCTGCAGACGTTCTGCGGGAGCCCCCTGTACGCCTCGCCGGAGATCGTCAATGGGAAGCCCTACACGGGCCCAGAGGTGCGTGTCTGCTCTCCACCCACAGCCTGCCTCCACCACCGGCTATGGTTCTAGATTTTCCAAGAGGGGTGGGCTAGTTTTCCAGTTATTGCCTTTTCCAGAGCAAAAAACTCAGCCACCACCCTTCACACAAAAGTAGTGACTTGCCAGGTCCTAGCAAGTTAAGTCATCCTAAGGAAGGGATGCCCTAAGGAAGGGATGACCTCAGCGCTGCTCTGTTTGTGGctgcccctcctccaggcagATGAACAACACCTCTCCTCATGGACTTCAGTCCCTTTTATAGTTCGGCCTCTTTGCTCCTGGGTCCTAGAGGGAGGTGGTCCTCAGATGGCTCCTGAGTTCACCAGCGTATACCTCTTTCTTCTCTGGTGTTGTTGGAAGCCCCTCCAGCCTGTGGCATTCAGGCATCCGTGCTGACcgtccttctctctccctcccttgctaGGTGGACAGCTGGTCCTTGGGGGTCCTTCTGTACATCCTGGTGCATGGCACCATGCCCTTTGACGGGCAGGACCATAAGACACTGGTGAGACAGATCAGCAATGGGTCCTACCGGGAGCCACCTAAACCCTCTGGTGAGTGAGCGGTGTGGGTGCtttgtcctccccccccccctgccccaggTCCTTCCCTCATTCCTGAGATGGGAACCAACCAGGGGCAGGGATGGGAAGAGCGCTAACCCCTCCTGCTATaccccctgtctccaggatctgTGACCTCCGAGAGGGGAAGTGGGATCCCTTCCCTCCGGTTTGGGTATGGGCATGCTGCTTCATACTTGGGAAGTGTTTCTGATGGTTTACCTTGGATCTTTGCTGCAGTAACCTCATTCCCTAGTGCTTTAGGGCTCATCCTTAGAAGTCTCTTCCTCCCTTCAGATTGGGTGgagaaggcaggaagaagggTGTGAGAACCTTGGCTACTCTTGAGCACAGCGCCTGCCCTCAGGGTTACATTTCAGTAAAGAGAAGAATACACTAACTTGCAGCAAGACTAAGGAAGGGGCCCTGTCCCAAGGGGCTGAGGGATGGAGAAGAAACAGGCAGTCAATCCCAGAAAGGGGGAGGCCGTGGGGAGCCAGCCTGGCTGTGGCCCGTGCAGAACCCAGAAGGGACTGGACGTGCCTGACACAGGGGTGTACAGCCCTAGCCCAGCTCAGGGTGAACTGGCGAGAGGGCCTGCAGGGTGCCTGTTCTCCGGGCTACCGATCTGAAGCACCCCCGTCTTTCTCTTCCAGATGCCTGTGGCCTGATCCGGTGGCTATTAATGGTGAACCCCACCCGCCGGGCCACCCTGGAGGATGTGGCCAGCCACTGGTGGGTAAACTGGGGCTATGCCACCCGTGTGGGGGAGCACGAGGCTCCGCTCGAGGGAGGGCCCCCTGGCAGCGACTCCGGCCGGGCCTCCGTGGCCGACTGGCTCCGGCGGTCCTCCCGGCCTCTCCTGGAGAACGGGGCCAAGGTCTGCAGCTTCTTTAAGCAGCACACACCCGGAGCGAGCACCGGCCCCGGCCTGGAGCGCCAGCATTCACTGAAGAAGTCCCGCAAAGAGAACGACATGGCCCAGTCTCTCCAGGGGGACCCAGCTGACGACCCCTCCGTTCGCCCTGGCAGGGGCAACCTCAAGCTGCCAAAGAGCATCCTCAAGAAGAAGGCACCAACTGTGGAAGGGGCAAGGGGAGACCCTGAGCCCGGCCCAGGCCCCATGGACCCAGGACAGGCTGCCCCCCTGCTCCCCAAGAAGGGCATCCTCAAGAAGCCTCGGCAGCGGGAATCTGGCTACTACTCCTCTCCTGAACCCAGTGAGTCTGGGGAGCTCCTGGACGCAGGAGATGTGTTCATGAGTGCGGACTCCGAGGAGCAGAAGCCCCCCCAAGt
Coding sequences:
- the NUAK2 gene encoding NUAK family SNF1-like kinase 2 isoform X2, which encodes MEPLAFPRRPGPAPAAASALAAELARPRADGLIKSPKPQMKKQAVKRHHHKHNLRHRYEFLETLGKGTYGKVKKARESSGRLVAIKSIRKDKIKDEQDLMHIRREIEIMSSLNHPHIIAIHEVFENSSKIVIVMEYASRGDLYDYISERQRLSEQDARHFFRQIVSAVRYCHQNGIVHRDLKLENILLDANGNIKIADFGLSNLYHQGKFLQTFCGSPLYASPEIVNGKPYTGPEVDSWSLGVLLYILVHGTMPFDGQDHKTLVRQISNGSYREPPKPSDACGLIRWLLMVNPTRRATLEDVASHWWVNWGYATRVGEHEAPLEGGPPGSDSGRASVADWLRRSSRPLLENGAKVCSFFKQHTPGASTGPGLERQHSLKKSRKENDMAQSLQGDPADDPSVRPGRGNLKLPKSILKKKAPTVEGARGDPEPGPGPMDPGQAAPLLPKKGILKKPRQRESGYYSSPEPSESGELLDAGDVFMSADSEEQKPPQVPGLPLHRKGILKHNGKFSCTALELPTPSTFGSLDELASPHPLARASHPSGAMSEDSILSSESFDQLDLPQRLPEPVLRGCVSVDNLMGLEEPPAEGPGSRGLRRWWRESLGDSCFSLTDCQEVTEAYRQALGVSSKLS
- the NUAK2 gene encoding NUAK family SNF1-like kinase 2 isoform X4, which translates into the protein MEPLAFPRRPGPAPAAASALAAELARPRADGLIKSPKPQMKKQAVKRHHHKHNLRHRYEFLETLGKGTYGKVKKARESSGRLVAIKSIRKDKIKDEQDLMHIRREIEIMSSLNHPHIIAIHEVFENSSKIVIVMEYASRGDLYDYISERQRLSEQDARHFFRQIVSAVRYCHQNGIVHRDLKLENILLDANGNIKIADFGLSNLYHQGKFLQTFCGSPLYASPEIVNGKPYTGPEVDSWSLGVLLYILVHGTMPFDGQDHKTLVRQISNGSYREPPKPSDACGLIRWLLMVNPTRRATLEDVASHWWVNWGYATRVGEHEAPLEGGPPGSDSGRASVADWLRRSSRPLLENGAKVCSFFKQHTPGASTGPGLERQHSLKKSRKENDMAQSLQGDPADDPSVRPGRGNLKLPKSILKKKAPTVEGARGDPEPGPGPMDPGQAAPLLPKKGILKKPRQRESGYYSSPEPSESGELLDAGDVFMSADSEEQKPPQVPGLPLHRKGILKHNGSLPFPILQTWPKPPGLAARNLKDLKRLRLLLMDFISPGPDSPGAHLGPRRC
- the NUAK2 gene encoding NUAK family SNF1-like kinase 2 isoform X5; translated protein: MHIRREIEIMSSLNHPHIIAIHEVFENSSKIVIVMEYASRGDLYDYISERQRLSEQDARHFFRQIVSAVRYCHQNGIVHRDLKLENILLDANGNIKIADFGLSNLYHQGKFLQTFCGSPLYASPEIVNGKPYTGPEVDSWSLGVLLYILVHGTMPFDGQDHKTLVRQISNGSYREPPKPSDACGLIRWLLMVNPTRRATLEDVASHWWVNWGYATRVGEHEAPLEGGPPGSDSGRASVADWLRRSSRPLLENGAKVCSFFKQHTPGASTGPGLERQHSLKKSRKENDMAQSLQGDPADDPSVRPGRGNLKLPKSILKKKAPTVEGARGDPEPGPGPMDPGQAAPLLPKKGILKKPRQRESGYYSSPEPSESGELLDAGDVFMSADSEEQKPPQVPGLPLHRKGILKHNGKFSCTALELPTPSTFGSLDELASPHPLARASHPSGAMSEDSILSSESFDQLDLPQRLPEPVLRGCVSVDNLMGLEEPPAEGPGSRGLRRWWRESLGDSCFSLTDCQEVLSPFPSFKPGPSLLDSLLGI
- the NUAK2 gene encoding NUAK family SNF1-like kinase 2 isoform X3, with protein sequence MALVAIKSIRKDKIKDEQDLMHIRREIEIMSSLNHPHIIAIHEVFENSSKIVIVMEYASRGDLYDYISERQRLSEQDARHFFRQIVSAVRYCHQNGIVHRDLKLENILLDANGNIKIADFGLSNLYHQGKFLQTFCGSPLYASPEIVNGKPYTGPEVDSWSLGVLLYILVHGTMPFDGQDHKTLVRQISNGSYREPPKPSDACGLIRWLLMVNPTRRATLEDVASHWWVNWGYATRVGEHEAPLEGGPPGSDSGRASVADWLRRSSRPLLENGAKVCSFFKQHTPGASTGPGLERQHSLKKSRKENDMAQSLQGDPADDPSVRPGRGNLKLPKSILKKKAPTVEGARGDPEPGPGPMDPGQAAPLLPKKGILKKPRQRESGYYSSPEPSESGELLDAGDVFMSADSEEQKPPQVPGLPLHRKGILKHNGKFSCTALELPTPSTFGSLDELASPHPLARASHPSGAMSEDSILSSESFDQLDLPQRLPEPVLRGCVSVDNLMGLEEPPAEGPGSRGLRRWWRESLGDSCFSLTDCQEVLSPFPSFKPGPSLLDSLLGI
- the NUAK2 gene encoding NUAK family SNF1-like kinase 2 isoform X1; the encoded protein is MEPLAFPRRPGPAPAAASALAAELARPRADGLIKSPKPQMKKQAVKRHHHKHNLRHRYEFLETLGKGTYGKVKKARESSGRLVAIKSIRKDKIKDEQDLMHIRREIEIMSSLNHPHIIAIHEVFENSSKIVIVMEYASRGDLYDYISERQRLSEQDARHFFRQIVSAVRYCHQNGIVHRDLKLENILLDANGNIKIADFGLSNLYHQGKFLQTFCGSPLYASPEIVNGKPYTGPEVDSWSLGVLLYILVHGTMPFDGQDHKTLVRQISNGSYREPPKPSDACGLIRWLLMVNPTRRATLEDVASHWWVNWGYATRVGEHEAPLEGGPPGSDSGRASVADWLRRSSRPLLENGAKVCSFFKQHTPGASTGPGLERQHSLKKSRKENDMAQSLQGDPADDPSVRPGRGNLKLPKSILKKKAPTVEGARGDPEPGPGPMDPGQAAPLLPKKGILKKPRQRESGYYSSPEPSESGELLDAGDVFMSADSEEQKPPQVPGLPLHRKGILKHNGKFSCTALELPTPSTFGSLDELASPHPLARASHPSGAMSEDSILSSESFDQLDLPQRLPEPVLRGCVSVDNLMGLEEPPAEGPGSRGLRRWWRESLGDSCFSLTDCQEVLSPFPSFKPGPSLLDSLLGI